Part of the uncultured Desulfovibrio sp. genome is shown below.
AAAAATCCGACCAGCCCATTCCTGTGGATATGCTCACGGAATCAGGCAGCGGGCTTGATCCACATATTTCGCCAGCCGCAGCAGAATTTCAGGTGGAGCGGCTGGCCCGCGCCACAGGTTTTACGGCTGCGGAAGTGCGCCGCACCATCGCCATGTATACGCAGGGCCGCACCCTGGGGCTGCTGGGCGAGGCGCGGGTCAACGTGCTTGAAGTCAATCTGGCGCTGGAAGGCCTGCTGCCCAACGGACGCACTGCTTCAGTGGCATCGGCCGCTGCTCCCCGCTGAATGCCGCGCGGTATACGAACCTGAGAACAACCATGACAGACAGCTACAAACGTCCATCCCCCGATGCCCTGCTGGCCCAGTTGCAACAGGTGACTCCGGGCGGCAAGCCCCTCGCTGGCGAGGCGGGCGCAATCGTGCGCCCATCGCCCAGAGGATTGCTCAAGATATTTTTCGGCTATGCGGCTGGCGTGGGCAAAACATATTCCATGCTGCGGGCGGCCCACGCCGCTCAGGAGCAGGGGCACAGCATTGTTGTGGGCTATGTGGAGCCGCATCCAAGGCCGGAGACAGCGGCCCTGCTGCCGGGTCTGGAGGCCGTGCCGCCCCTGCGGATCGAGCACAGGACCATCACGCTCAACGAGCTGGATGTGGATGCCGTGCTGGCTCGCAAGCCGGAAATCGCCCTTGTGGATGAGCTGGCCCACTCCAATGCGCAGGGCTGCCGCAACCTCAAGCGTTTTCAGGACGTGGAGGAGCTGCTCCAGGCGGGCATATCCGTATGGACCACAGTTAATGTGCAGCATCTGGAAAGCCTTAACGATGTGGTAGCCGCCATGACCGGAGTGGTGGTACGCGAGCGCATACCCGACAGCGTTTTTGACGGTGCAGATCAGGTGGAACTGGTCGATCTGGAGCCAGACGAACTTGTATCCCGCCTTCGCGAAGGCAAAATATACGCCGAGGCGCAGGCGCAACGGGCGCTGGGACACTTTTTTCTGCCAGCCAACCTCATTGCCCTGCGGGAGATTGCCCTGCGCCGCATGGCCGACCGCGTCAACCGGCGGGCATCCGCCGCTGGCGGAGGGCAGGAAACAGGGCGGCAGATCAAGGAGCATATCCTCATCTGCCTTTCAGGCGCGCCCAGCAATGCGCGGGTTATCCGCACCGCCGCGCGCATGGTGGAGGCCTTTCGTGCTGATTTCACTGCCCTTTTTGTGCAAAACACTGCGCCGCGCCGCAGTGACGCCAAAAGCCGCGACACCCTGCACGACAACCTGAAACTGGCGGAAGACCTGGGCGCGGTTATCGTGACCCTGCACGGTGAGGACGTTCCCGCCCAGATAGCGGAATACGCGCGCATGAGCGGGGTAAGCAAGATTGTGGTGGGGCGCTCCCCGGCCAGCGGGTGGCTGTTCCGCAAAAGCAAAACGCTGGTGGAGCGCCTTGCCGAACTTGCGCCGGAGATGGAAACCTACATCATCCCCGATGTCGTGCCCGTGGGCAGAGCACCCGAACATGCCGGCCCTTTGTTTGCGGCGCTCAGAGCCTTGCGGGGCACAGCCCCCCGCTCGTGGCGGCAATGGTGCGCCACTGCTGCGATCATGGCCGTGTGCAGCGTTGCAGGTCTGCTCATGTTCTCGCTGGGCATGCCCAATGGCGGCATTGCGGGCCTGTACATGCTGGGAGTGTTGGGCGTTTCCATCCTCACCACCGGGCCGTGGTACGGTGTGGCGTCTTCCGTGGCCGGGGTGGGCCTCTTCGATTTTCTGTTTGTTGAGCCGCGCTTCAGCTTTACGGTTTACGATACGGACTATGTGGGGCTTTTTTGCGCAATGCTGCTGGTTTCTGCCGCCACCAGCGCCATCACGGGGCGGGCACGTATGCAGGCGCGGCAAAGCACGGTGCGGGCGCTGCATACGGAACTGCTGCTGGGCAACAGCCGCCGCCTGCAAAAGGCCAAGGACGAACCAGCCATCCTGCTGGAAACTGCCCGCCAGCTCGGCACCCTGCTGGGGTGCGAAACAACGCTTTATTCCGTGCGGCAAGGGTTGCTTGAAACCCGACCCGTTTTTTCCTACCGGGCTGACAAAATGCAGGGTTCTGGCAGCGCACGCGCGGCATCGCGAGATAACAGGGACACGCCAAAAGACGAACTGGGCGTTGCCCAGTGGGTTGCCAAGAATAACCGCCCTGCCGGCGCTGGAACAGACTCCCTGCCCGGATCGCGGCACAGCTTTATCCCCATCAGCAGCCAGTCTGCCGTGCTCGCCGTGGCCGAGCTGCATGTTCTGCCGGGGCGCACGGCTCCGCTTGCCGATGCCAACAGCAAAAACCTTGTTCTGGCGCTGGCAGGGGAATGCGCGCTTGCTCTGGAAAAAGAGCGACTCACGAAGGCCAACGCCAGTATTGCCGTACATGCGCAGCAGGAAAAACTGCGCGCCGATGTGCTGCGCTCCATCTCGCACGATCTGCGCACGCCGCTCACCGGCATCTGCGGCAATGCCGCCATCCTCGCCGGGCAGGACGGATCCGGCTCGCCGGAACGCAATGCGGCCCTTGCCTCTTCCATTGAAGAGGA
Proteins encoded:
- a CDS encoding sensor histidine kinase KdpD, translating into MTDSYKRPSPDALLAQLQQVTPGGKPLAGEAGAIVRPSPRGLLKIFFGYAAGVGKTYSMLRAAHAAQEQGHSIVVGYVEPHPRPETAALLPGLEAVPPLRIEHRTITLNELDVDAVLARKPEIALVDELAHSNAQGCRNLKRFQDVEELLQAGISVWTTVNVQHLESLNDVVAAMTGVVVRERIPDSVFDGADQVELVDLEPDELVSRLREGKIYAEAQAQRALGHFFLPANLIALREIALRRMADRVNRRASAAGGGQETGRQIKEHILICLSGAPSNARVIRTAARMVEAFRADFTALFVQNTAPRRSDAKSRDTLHDNLKLAEDLGAVIVTLHGEDVPAQIAEYARMSGVSKIVVGRSPASGWLFRKSKTLVERLAELAPEMETYIIPDVVPVGRAPEHAGPLFAALRALRGTAPRSWRQWCATAAIMAVCSVAGLLMFSLGMPNGGIAGLYMLGVLGVSILTTGPWYGVASSVAGVGLFDFLFVEPRFSFTVYDTDYVGLFCAMLLVSAATSAITGRARMQARQSTVRALHTELLLGNSRRLQKAKDEPAILLETARQLGTLLGCETTLYSVRQGLLETRPVFSYRADKMQGSGSARAASRDNRDTPKDELGVAQWVAKNNRPAGAGTDSLPGSRHSFIPISSQSAVLAVAELHVLPGRTAPLADANSKNLVLALAGECALALEKERLTKANASIAVHAQQEKLRADVLRSISHDLRTPLTGICGNAAILAGQDGSGSPERNAALASSIEEEARYLVGMVENLLALTRLEQQDFTLRLEPELLEDVIAEAVQITSRRAAHHDLRAEMPEGMLMARMDARLMVQVLVNLLDNAVKHTPEGTAIRIRARADGPWVRLEVADNGLGISKEEQGRIFDMFHSAAIKNGDGRRGMGLGLALCRSIVQAHGGSIEVFDNTPQGSVFSMTLPRETEDFTLPA